A single genomic interval of Mucilaginibacter robiniae harbors:
- a CDS encoding SRPBCC domain-containing protein: MKDYKKYYIVPAMPEEIYPALTNPFTIELWTGEPAEMSTTPDTEFSMWDGSIIGKNLEFEQDKKIVQQWYFDGQNEPSIVTIKLHPDKQGSSSVELRHINIPDEAYQDMVEGWNDSYFGGLISFFEGI, encoded by the coding sequence GTGAAAGATTATAAAAAATATTATATAGTTCCGGCTATGCCTGAGGAAATCTATCCGGCGCTAACCAATCCATTTACCATAGAACTGTGGACCGGTGAGCCGGCAGAAATGTCGACCACACCTGATACAGAATTCTCGATGTGGGATGGCAGTATTATAGGCAAAAACCTGGAGTTTGAGCAGGATAAAAAAATTGTACAACAATGGTACTTTGACGGGCAGAATGAACCATCTATAGTTACTATTAAGTTGCACCCCGATAAACAGGGTTCATCATCAGTGGAATTACGACACATCAATATTCCGGATGAAGCTTACCAGGATATGGTTGAAGGCTGGAACGATAGTTACTTTGGTGGATTAATCAGCTTTTTTGAAGGTATATAG